A genomic segment from Nocardia cyriacigeorgica GUH-2 encodes:
- a CDS encoding helix-turn-helix transcriptional regulator, protein MRSTKLPTEARARRSAEIKEFLRSRRARVSPDEAGLAVGDTRGRRTPGLRREEVAVLAGVGVSWYTWLEQGREINVSGDVLDAIARVLRLDAAERAHLYLLAGLNPPPPVPEARPVPEELRRLIDSWLPRPAYLLDRHWNLVAVNRAAGLVFGYGEDDHNCLVTFFTSSRYRSSLSHRHDAARAIVAQFRADAARYPEDPEFGRLASDMCSVSAEFAEIWAEHEVRDTATGTKVVAHPEAGELVFDYTTMLLPDLPGHRLLLHTPAAGTETESRLVTLLGAAVG, encoded by the coding sequence ATGAGGTCGACCAAGCTTCCCACCGAGGCGCGGGCTCGGCGGAGCGCCGAGATCAAGGAGTTCCTGCGGTCCCGGCGAGCACGAGTTTCCCCGGATGAGGCCGGACTGGCCGTTGGAGACACTCGCGGACGGCGGACCCCGGGCTTGCGTAGGGAAGAAGTTGCCGTGCTAGCCGGCGTCGGCGTCTCCTGGTACACCTGGCTCGAGCAAGGGCGGGAGATCAACGTCTCCGGGGATGTGCTGGATGCGATCGCGCGGGTGTTGCGCTTGGATGCGGCCGAGCGGGCGCATTTGTATCTGCTGGCGGGGCTGAATCCGCCGCCGCCGGTGCCGGAGGCCCGTCCGGTGCCGGAGGAGTTGCGGCGGCTGATCGACTCGTGGTTGCCGCGCCCGGCGTATCTGTTGGACCGGCATTGGAACCTGGTGGCGGTCAACCGCGCGGCCGGGCTGGTGTTCGGGTACGGCGAGGACGACCACAACTGCCTGGTCACCTTCTTCACCAGCAGTCGCTACCGCTCGTCGCTGAGCCATCGGCATGATGCCGCGCGGGCCATCGTCGCCCAGTTCCGGGCCGACGCCGCCCGGTATCCGGAGGATCCGGAGTTCGGGCGGCTCGCCTCCGACATGTGTTCGGTCAGTGCGGAATTCGCCGAGATCTGGGCCGAGCACGAGGTTCGGGACACCGCGACCGGCACCAAGGTCGTCGCTCATCCGGAGGCCGGCGAACTGGTCTTCGACTACACGACCATGCTGCTGCCCGACCTGCCGGGACATCGTCTGCTGCTGCACACCCCGGCGGCGGGCACGGAGACCGAGAGTCGGCTGGTCACCCTACTCGGAGCTGCCGTGGGATAG
- a CDS encoding SDR family NAD(P)-dependent oxidoreductase, whose amino-acid sequence MQRFTNRTVLITGGTSGMGLATARRLLDEGAYVVITGRDDARLQRAATELDAGPRVLTVCADVADLGDLDALMRSIHTWRGHLDAVFANAGTGIFKPSTELTEADVDQSIDVNFKGVFFTVQKALPLMREGGAIVLNASWTLYRGLPVASIYSATKAAVHNLARTLGSGLAPRGIRVNSVSPGYIDTEMYRDANTDPDADANNAAQVPLGTIGHAAEVAAAVAFLASDDASYITGQDLVVDGGLVGSFPNR is encoded by the coding sequence ATGCAGCGATTCACGAACCGCACTGTCCTGATCACCGGCGGCACCTCGGGCATGGGCCTGGCGACCGCCCGGCGCCTGCTCGACGAAGGTGCCTACGTCGTCATCACCGGACGCGATGACGCCCGGTTGCAGCGCGCCGCAACCGAACTCGACGCCGGGCCACGCGTGCTGACCGTCTGCGCCGACGTGGCCGACCTCGGCGACCTCGATGCCCTGATGCGGTCGATCCATACCTGGCGCGGCCACCTCGACGCCGTCTTCGCCAATGCCGGTACCGGGATCTTCAAACCCAGCACCGAGCTGACCGAGGCCGATGTCGACCAATCCATCGACGTCAACTTCAAGGGCGTGTTCTTCACCGTGCAGAAGGCTCTTCCGCTGATGCGCGAAGGCGGCGCGATCGTCCTCAACGCCTCCTGGACGCTGTACCGCGGCCTGCCGGTCGCCTCGATCTACTCCGCCACCAAGGCCGCCGTCCACAACCTGGCCCGCACCCTCGGCTCCGGCCTGGCTCCGCGCGGCATCCGGGTCAACTCCGTCAGCCCCGGCTACATCGACACCGAGATGTACCGCGACGCCAACACCGACCCGGACGCCGACGCCAACAACGCCGCACAGGTTCCGCTCGGCACCATCGGCCACGCCGCCGAAGTCGCCGCCGCGGTGGCCTTCCTCGCCTCCGACGACGCCTCCTACATCACCGGCCAGGACCTCGTCGTCGACGGCGGTCTGGTCGGCTCGTTCCCGAACCGATGA